One Lactobacillus sp. ESL0785 DNA window includes the following coding sequences:
- a CDS encoding DUF2974 domain-containing protein: MANSLDYLRWRGDLSFTEHPFNSIDAALLASIVYLPADSSATGHTLGEVAAQLNHLPSFQHQMHSETGAEVLLLPESSRIGNIKILDWTERIEKQPHPLQFAAATLAIDKQTIVIAYRGTDGSMIGWSEDMRMNYLPEIYGQNVAAEYLEKIAQKFPNRKIYLLGHSKGGNFAQYALSSVNPEIQDRVIRAISFDGLGFFRKVYTNPGFIRTLPKMKTYLPQASIFGAMLDHPERTLIVKSTAAMRNQHDPRRWSVGRDSFTLADGLTPGSRVIRHALISFNHSIPKEKRSESFSALFDAFENADINELHQLTNNRLLGTYRLSRVFMSLEPDERKLLTKIFSNIWNSYKKNMTLPSMTSDYELYPKSNDSKKAPVFYEFYDPQQPNLKLPPDVKRQLH; encoded by the coding sequence TCCATTTAACAGTATTGATGCTGCCCTACTCGCATCCATCGTTTATCTGCCTGCCGATAGTTCAGCAACTGGTCATACTTTGGGGGAAGTAGCAGCTCAACTCAACCATTTACCATCTTTTCAACACCAAATGCATTCGGAAACTGGAGCAGAAGTACTATTGCTGCCAGAAAGTTCCCGTATTGGCAACATTAAAATCTTGGATTGGACAGAACGCATCGAAAAGCAACCTCACCCACTTCAATTCGCCGCGGCTACATTAGCAATCGATAAGCAAACCATAGTAATTGCATATCGTGGAACCGACGGCTCAATGATCGGCTGGAGTGAAGATATGCGCATGAACTATCTACCAGAAATTTACGGCCAAAACGTTGCGGCTGAATATCTTGAAAAAATTGCACAAAAATTTCCTAACCGCAAGATTTACCTGCTCGGACATTCAAAAGGTGGTAACTTTGCTCAATACGCTCTCAGTAGCGTCAACCCTGAAATTCAAGATCGGGTAATTCGAGCTATCAGCTTTGATGGTTTGGGCTTTTTCCGCAAGGTTTACACTAATCCTGGTTTTATTCGGACATTACCCAAAATGAAGACCTACCTACCCCAAGCATCAATTTTTGGAGCAATGTTAGACCATCCTGAACGTACTTTAATTGTTAAAAGCACGGCGGCCATGCGCAATCAGCATGATCCAAGACGATGGTCTGTTGGCCGTGATAGTTTTACTTTAGCTGACGGTTTAACACCTGGTAGTCGAGTAATTCGGCATGCTTTAATTTCGTTTAATCATTCCATTCCCAAAGAAAAGCGCAGTGAATCATTTTCCGCTCTTTTTGATGCTTTTGAAAACGCTGATATCAACGAACTTCATCAATTAACTAATAACAGATTATTAGGAACTTATCGTCTCAGCCGCGTCTTTATGTCCCTTGAACCGGACGAACGCAAATTACTTACTAAAATTTTTAGTAATATTTGGAATTCTTATAAAAAGAATATGACATTACCCTCAATGACAAGTGATTATGAACTCTACCCCAAGAGTAACGATTCCAAAAAGGCACCTGTCTTTTACGAGTTTTACGATCCCCAACAGCCAAACTTGAAATTGCCGCCAGATGTGAAACGTCAACTGCATTAA
- the dnaB gene encoding replicative DNA helicase has product MDNIVSQQIPHDDEAEKAVLGSIFIDPEAIADASALVQPADFYRRANQLVFQAMLDLSDREDAIDPLTLQDQLTKKQQLDDIGGIAYVSELALATPTAAHVTYYAKIVHRKALLRRLISASQKIITNAVQDADDVTDILDDAESEIMNVSSENSASGFRGIKEIVNSTIEEINSIPEDGNMVTGLPTGFAELDKMTTGFHNDELIIIAARPGVGKTSFALNVAQHVGLHTDKSVAMFSLEMSGEQLVQRMLASEGLINSQHLRTGQLDEEEWRKLIVASGSLATANVYINDTPGIKMSEIRAQARRLAKEKGNLGLIVIDYLQLIEGPRSESRQQEVSAISRQLKKLAKELHVPVIALSQLSRSVEQRQDKRPVLSDIRESGSIEQDADIVSFLYRDDYYRDENTADGDQGEVEAEDDNGEVEVIIEKNRSGSRGTVKLMFSKPYNRFSNLDYSHDQPND; this is encoded by the coding sequence ATGGATAATATTGTCTCGCAACAAATACCGCATGACGATGAAGCGGAAAAAGCGGTTTTGGGGTCGATTTTTATTGATCCTGAAGCAATTGCAGATGCAAGTGCGCTGGTGCAGCCTGCTGACTTTTATCGGCGAGCTAATCAGTTAGTTTTCCAAGCAATGTTAGACTTATCAGACCGTGAAGATGCGATTGACCCGTTAACATTGCAGGATCAATTAACTAAGAAGCAGCAATTGGATGATATTGGTGGTATTGCTTATGTTTCGGAGTTAGCGTTGGCGACACCGACGGCGGCTCACGTTACTTATTATGCGAAAATTGTGCACCGCAAGGCATTATTGCGCCGCTTGATTTCTGCAAGTCAAAAAATTATTACCAATGCTGTCCAAGATGCTGATGATGTAACTGATATTCTGGATGATGCTGAAAGCGAGATTATGAATGTCTCGTCTGAAAATAGTGCAAGTGGCTTTCGGGGAATTAAAGAGATTGTTAATTCAACGATTGAGGAAATTAACAGTATCCCAGAAGATGGCAACATGGTTACGGGGCTGCCAACCGGCTTTGCTGAATTGGATAAAATGACGACGGGATTTCATAATGATGAATTGATTATTATTGCAGCGCGGCCCGGAGTTGGTAAGACGTCCTTTGCTCTGAATGTCGCTCAACATGTTGGTTTGCATACAGATAAAAGTGTGGCGATGTTTTCGCTGGAAATGAGCGGCGAGCAGTTAGTGCAGAGAATGCTGGCCTCTGAAGGATTGATTAATTCTCAGCATCTTAGGACCGGACAGTTGGATGAAGAAGAATGGCGTAAGCTGATTGTTGCATCTGGATCCTTGGCGACGGCTAATGTCTATATTAATGATACGCCAGGAATTAAAATGAGTGAGATTCGGGCGCAAGCGCGGCGATTGGCTAAAGAAAAAGGCAATTTGGGATTGATTGTGATCGATTACCTGCAGCTGATTGAGGGGCCAAGGAGCGAATCGCGTCAGCAAGAGGTTTCTGCAATTTCGCGCCAGTTAAAGAAATTAGCTAAAGAGCTGCATGTTCCTGTCATTGCTTTGTCGCAACTGTCACGGTCAGTTGAGCAGCGTCAGGATAAACGACCTGTTTTGTCTGATATTCGGGAATCTGGTTCAATTGAGCAGGATGCCGATATTGTTTCGTTTTTATATCGGGATGATTATTATCGGGATGAAAATACCGCTGATGGTGATCAAGGTGAAGTTGAAGCTGAAGACGATAATGGTGAGGTTGAAGTTATTATTGAAAAAAATCGTTCTGGTAGTAGGGGAACAGTGAAATTAATGTTTTCTAAGCCATATAATCGCTTTTCTAACCTTGATTATAGTCATGATCAACCAAATGATTAA
- a CDS encoding CsbD family protein, with protein sequence MADKGLKDKVAGKAKEVEGRAQQAAGDIKDKAHQAADDVKDKVTDVKDKIKK encoded by the coding sequence ATGGCTGATAAAGGTTTAAAAGATAAAGTTGCTGGCAAGGCAAAAGAAGTTGAAGGTAGGGCACAACAAGCTGCTGGGGATATTAAGGATAAGGCTCATCAGGCAGCAGATGACGTTAAGGACAAAGTTACTGATGTCAAAGATAAAATAAAAAAATAA